The Theileria parva strain Muguga chromosome 1, complete sequence, whole genome shotgun sequence DNA window AAAATGTAAAGGATATGGATCAAATGTTGACAGGGCTAGCACTGCTATACACAGCAGACCCTGCAGTTGAAGTATGTCAATTATTTCCTAAAACTGATATTTATAACACTTATTTCTAATTCTAAATGTTTTATGTAGATTGATATATTGAAAACTGGGGAGTATATACTAGCATGTTGCGGAGAAATACATTTGGAGAGGTGTATTTCAGATTTGACGAATTTGTATGCAAAAATCCCAATCAACGGTAAGATTTAGCAAACTAGATATTATAAGTAGATTGGccaaaataatatttgtgtAGTTTCTAAGTTGAGAGTCTCAATACGCGAAGGCATTGTGGACCTGAAGAATAACATTAGTTTGCACCTTTTATCAAAAAAAGTCAATTTTCCCCCATGGAAGAGTGTAAGCTCAGATGACCCGTTAAAGAGTCACAACGAAGAATCGCAGAAGAACTCTCTTCAGGAAGACGAAGAGGGATATAAATCAGAAGATAAATCGCATATACAAGTTATTCCAGAGCTCTGGATAACACAAGATTCAATAAACCATGGCTTGgtgtattttaaaatatctgAGGAGTTcgttttatttttaacagcAAGACAAATGAACAACTCAGGTATCTTTATTACAGttttaagttaattttagttcTACAATACTTGGATGAGAATAGTAAGGACTTAAAGGGACTCATTTATAGCGGTGAAGTCCCTCACAGATTTGAAGGGTGCACACTGAACGACTCCTTGAATCTGGTACAAACTGAAATTTACAAGCTCATGAACACGAATGCCAAACCAGGCAAAAGTGgagtaaaaatgagtaaGGATAAGAGTGCTGAGGGGGGAACAGCTTTGGGTGACCTTTGGGGGATAAGCCTGAATAAAGGAACAAGGTGTTTGTTGTTTTACAGAAATAATGGTCAGTACTTTGCAAATAAATCCCAAAACCTCTTAACTAAAATGCAGTGGACTTTCATAGACTCGTACAATCGCAGTAGTATATTCTCATTACAGAACTCAAAGTTAATTTCTAATATAATTTCTGGTTTTGAACTAGCATCCCAGTCAGGTCCATTAACTGAAGAACCACTCAGGTATAATATCTACATGTGTATATCTATAAATAGGTaaatatagttatatagaTTGCTTGGTTAACATTTGATAATTAGGGGAGTTGTGTTTGTGATTGAAGGCATTTACCTGAATAAAGATGACCAACTCATAGGATCGCCATCATCCTCATCGATTTCATACAATCAACTTAAAATGCAAAGAAATAAAGATTCTAGGGAAGATAACTTAAATTCTTTAAACACAGACATGAACAAGGACTTTggtaatattttaaacaagtATACAAGCTCATACAAAGATGAGGGAAGCAAGCACAAAGATGGGGAAAATAAGGATAAGGATGATATTTCAATGAATAAATCTGACGAGCTTAACGAAGTCGGGTCAAGTGGAGCATCGCCTGAGACATCAATTCGCTTCAGTGACTCTTGCACAATTACTTCTAAAAGATCACAAACGCTGACCTCCTGGAGAGTAACTTTATAAATTGAGCTTTAACTAGCTAGATTTTGctaaaatttcattaattattgattCAGATAATGACTAATATGCGTCATCTGTGCCGCAAAGCATACATGCAAAGAGGAAGAACAAGGATTTACGAAGTCATACTGAGACTAGGtattttgaaattaattcttttaaacttaattGATAGATTTGCAATGTGAACAAAACGTTCTGGGGAAAATATACAACGTTTTGCAGAAGAGAAGAACACAAATACTGAGTGAGAATGTGAAAGAAGGCACAACGACATTTGTAATCGAGGCTACAATGCCAGCCAGTGAGTCCTTTGGACTAGCTCAGGACCTGAGATCAAAGGCTTCAGGCGGTGTCATTTTCCACCTTCAGTTCTCGCACTGGGAAATGCTACCAGATGACCCTTTCCCAGAAACCACAATGACGGATTCAGTAACTACTAttcatttatatttatttttataaatattgatttgtatgcaatataaatatatgtttCTAAtgtatagttatatataatggAGTAGGAACTTGAAGATGATGGATTCAATATAACGCTTTTGTTGCAATCTAACATTCCAAGGAAGATAATCAACCACTTGAGGAAAATCAAAGTATGTTTAGTGGGaaaataattcattttaGGGGTTGGCGACAGAGGAAAAGGTGGTTGTGGCTCCAGAAAAACAAAGGACGCTTTCcactaaaaaataaatataatgtattttaaaatattattccaGGGCGTCCATCTGCTTTAAAAGTTTTAGTGAATCGGTGAGGCCAGAGCCTTGATTAGCAGACTTTTTTGCCTGTTTATTGGAGTTACGGTCAGCGGTTTCAGAGTCAGGGTTCTTTCGTTTATATTTTGGTTTTGCTTCAGGACATTTGGCCTCCTTTTCAGTGAGTTTACAGCACTTGTAGCCCCAGCTCTTCTTATCTCTGTCATAGTAACTTCCAAAAACTGTAGTGTGGCCGTTCTTTAACACATCCTCATTATATTGCGATCTTATAACTAATTTCTTTTCCTCCTTATTAGTAGACTTAGGAGTGGGAGAAGTGGAAGAGGTAGCAGGACcggttaaaattaaaccaGACTGATTTTCAGATACGAAATTGCGATcaactttatatttattccTTTTCTCCTCAAGAATCATCTCCATCCTCTTAAGCTCCTCCTGCTCCCTAATCTGGCGTTTAATCTCAAGAGTTTTCAGCTCCTCTTCACGCTTCTCCTTCATCTCCTTCTGCCGCCTCTCCTCAGCCTTCTGCTTCTCTTCAGCCAGCCAAACCTTCTCCATGTTCTGATAAGtccctaaaaataattttatagcaaaaataatggaaaattatgtataaattatatgttaTAAGTTAGATGAAAATAACGTAAATATGTaggataaaaattacctggATGAAAGTGCTTGTGCCGAATGAAAGCGGCAGATTTATTGCCGATTTTGCCCATCCACATCTTTAAAAACTAGTTTTATGATAATTTGCTAAAACGTATTAAATcacttcatttttaaatgagtttaaattagttaaatataatacaaataaaaaaacattacaaatattgtaataaaacatacataaaattgttaaaataaaataaatataaaataaataaagtgATTTTGAGAGATACAAGTACCCAATGGCCATAAATTGATTAGATGATTAATTATGGTTATTtctgttaaatattaaaattttaaattaaattgaGTATTTTCTTGATTTTACTGAGAGATTTATGacattttgaaaataatcGCAAATATggaattttttacaattatctattaaaatatcgaaatacaaataattaaacatGTAAATTATGGACGGTGTGGATGAGGAAGTTGTAGAATTATTCGCAACCCTGTCAAAAGCTGAGCCATGGAGGTTACAGCGCCAGTATTTCCCGAGTAAATTCGGAGGATTGCCAGCATGGCTTGACCCAGTTCATCTTCCAAAGGAATCTGAGTTAAAGTGTGAGAAATGTCAGAGTATAATGACGTTTtttctacaaatttatGCTCCAGATGATTTGTGTGAGGAAAACGACTCATTTCACAGGACGGTTTATCTGTTTGTTTGCCAGCCTTGTGGTAATCAGTGGAAAGCTTTTAGATCTCAGTTGGCTAGAAAGAACGATTTTTACGATTTTCATCCATCAGAAGATAACATTATGTTCCCAGACTCTGAAATGGGAAAAAGGTGCTGCTTAGCTTGCGGACTACCAAGCGATAATCCTTCAAAAGAGCCTATTCACTTGaataattctaaaattCAACTGGTTGATACACAAGGTAAGTACAGTTGTTTATAACATGTGTAGATGTTAGAGAGTTACACGAACGTTGTAAAATAGCAGTGAAACACCAGACTCTTTGTTGTACATTTGATGAGTGGATTCTTAATATTTGTGAAGGCGAGATTCCCTTATcagataattatttatcgCACGAAAAGGAGCTTTATAACCGATATTTAAAAGAGAAGAAGCTAAACGGAGGTATCAACTCATTTcaaataactaaattaatttatactattatttaccGTATTAATTAACTTTTAGAGATGATGGATGAGAGTGAGGAACAGGCATTTGAATCTATACAGGAAGAAAACATGTACAACGACGAGtcatttctaaaattttcaaaaaagACAACTCCGAATGAAGTTTTGTATTACTCGAGGGAAGGAGAGCCACTTTGGATAAGCGATAAAACTCCAAGACCAGTCATTATTAAAAGTAATCATTCATCAGAAGGATCCATAGATGGAATGCCCAATAATCAAACACCAATAGAAAGTGATTTAAATGTAGTAAATTTATGTGAAAACTGTGGAAGCGACAGATCATTTGAATTTCAAGTGTTGCCCCAATTACTCCACTACATAAAGTCGGATCGAGTTGATTTTGGGAGCTTATCAGTTTACACATGTTCAAAATCATGTAAAATAGGAAATAAATACCAGAGAGAAGTGGTAATTTTAGAAAGGGACTATTCTTTGGTCCCAAAACCacaaaatgttaaataatatattttttaaactattttaatgtgtatacGTTACACTCCAATTTCAGTTAGATATTTATAAggagaataatttaaagggATGAAAAGGGCGGTGAAGTAGGCGGAAGCCTACGCTTTTATATGTGTGGTTGGAATCCAGTCTAACACATCCCCCACACCGGTAATAAATAGGTATATTATATGTcgtttattaataattggaAAAATTGCtatctttaaaattttagaatcAGTTTCCCTGAGCTtcaaatctaaaattttatgtcCTGAAAAACcttactaattttattgtgtGCAGGAGGAATCTCACActattttgtattttattgtctattttttaaagatCGCCGGATTCTTTATAGATTCCTCAGtgtcattttaaaatatggaCTATTCACTTCTGCTTTTTCTTTGTAGCGTCCTCTTTGGTATCTTTAATACCGCTACACCTGCACTTTGTAGTATCCCACTATCATTTTCACCAGACTCACTTGAAGATGATTCACCTCTGAATGATAATTTCTCATTTAGAACTGAAGACTTAAAAGATTCACACACTTCCAAGAAATCAAGTGAAATAACGGAACCAGACAGTTCTGGAGATCCTGAGCTTACCCCCGGTACACTTAATTCAAGATCCGAGTCCCCTGAACTTACAGCATCAGTAGAAACTGTCGTCTTAGACGAATCTCCAGATGACGACTTTATTTCCGAGAAAGACTACTCAGACGCCCTTGATAGCGAAGATGATCAAACCGACAGTCTGAGCAAGGATGCCGTTGATGATGACGAAGGCCAACATGGTCGTTTGTTTGAAAAATTGTCAACAGAGTACTCTGATGACTTTAAGAAGTCAACAGAGGAAGGAATAGATATGGACTCTGAGAAAACCTACACCGTTAGGTCAGTACTCCCAGTTGACAGCCTTCTGGTCCTTACAACACCAAGCGGATGCTCCCTTTTGGATTTCACGGGAGAAGACGATGGGTTCCAAGTTGTCGAGTTCAACTTTAAGACTTCAGAACTGGAAGAGTGCTCGAAGTTGACTGAGGACATCATCCGTGAGATGAATGAACAGTTAGCAAGGGATTTAGTGGCCCACAGAACCACCCAAGCTACACCACAGACCAAGATGGTTGAGATTTCTGTTCGTGACCCTATGAGGAACAGACAACTTAATATCAAGGAAACACAGGCAGTATTTACCGCCTCCGACAGACTCAACTCTGAGAACTCACCTGACCCAAGCTCACCCAGATTTGGAGATGAAAGTGACATTACAGAGGAAGACAGAAGGGAGGCACTTTTATTGCTTTCCCGCACTCTTGACTTCGACTACTACCCAACTGACTCTGACTCAGTCTACGTCATGAGCTTTTCCCTTAACGACCGTGACACTTTGGACTCAAACAGAGAACAGCTGTTGAATCAATTTTACCAGTTGTTCAACACTCCAGTGGACCAGAGTGTAAATGAAGAAGAAAGCAGTGCAAGAACAGAGAACAAGGAATCGACCTCAACCGAAGATAAGATGAATTTCGAGAGCATTTTCAAGAACTTGTCGAGTTATTCAGAGGAGAAGTTAGAGAAGTTATTGGACGAGATGAAGGCATTTTTGGAGACTGATGAGGGCAAGAAGGCTGTAGAGAAGTTCCAAAACGAAATGGCTTCGAAGCTAAAGGAGGTGGAAAAGTTGTACAAAGAAGAGTCTGAGCTAGGAAAGAAGATCTTGGGTGACCTTAGCAAACATGGAGTGGAAAACGTACAGTGCAGCAAGTTGACAACTGAAGATTGCGCAAACTACTCAAAGTGCCAAGTGCTATCAGTAGAAGGTAAAGATGTATGCTTCGTATCTCCCAAGACCATTTACTGGCTTATGCAGACCAAATGCGGACTTCAGTCCAAGGCAGCACTTCTTTCCATAGCGAGAGATCTTAGCAACATCGGAATCATCAGCAACAAACACGTCAATAACCTCGAACAGTCGTTTGACCTCAACAAAATCTGCAACGCCATTACACACTCCTATCTCTCCAAACTCTCTCCGGGACTCATGAACCCAAATTCTCGCTCCGcaaattcaaataattaattcatTCACATAGATAGTCATTCACACAGTAATATCgtaatgtataatatatactatatagtatagtgtTTGGTATTTTTAGTTGAATTGTGTTTAGTGGATTCCAAGTAGATAATAAGTGAATTTAATTGTTAAGTtcaaaactaataaatttcgttaataaattaaaactttgtaaattcctcttaattattaaaattaatacttTTAATTAACCAGAAAATAGGTAAAAAGAAAAATCAACTAGTGGAATCTAGTGTCACTACAAAATTGTAAAGAACACTCATTCTGTATTATTAAATGAAgccaataattttaagagGTCATCACAGACCATTAACGTGTGTTAAAACAAACAAACACGGTgatttactatttacttGCGGAAAGGTATTTCGTCCATACTCCTTCCTAGCCATTTtaataagttaaaattaaaatccactatgataaatttatttatattaatttttataattaatgttGTTAGGACGCAGTTTTGGCACTTTGGAGAACAGAAAATGGCCAGCAACTAGGTAACCTTGGATTCCACTGATTCTCTTTAGGTCGGTACAACTGTGGAAGGGGTGCCGTTTGGGGGTGTGACATAACGTTTAATTCGAAACTATTGGTAGTGGCTTCAGGAGACTCGAAAGTCCTAAT harbors:
- the ria1 gene encoding Elongation factor Tu GTP binding domain protein → MQNISDVLELTENIRNVCFLAHVDHGKTTLSDSLISSVGIISEKLSGKLRYLDNRDDEQRRMITIKSSSISLLYSKYEHFNDNSNSSSPKNDKVLINLIDSPGHVDFSIEVSTAARLCDGALLVVDVVEGICPQTRAVLRQAWLENVKTVLILNKIDKLILDLNMTPLEAYKRMCNLVEQANALIYQLFMEEVMKKSDTPDVTKSEKWFYSPSEGNVVFCSAIHKWCVYIPEFVCQVGQRLGISQSKYDVIQKSLWGEYYYCNKTKSVKVCKNQEKPMFVQFVLDQIWKVYDAVLKCDINYIEKLAAHSNVKLTSRQIKILETTNEKQTNNSSLKNFELSPDDRDDLLQTILSNWLPLCSGIFRLIVDSLPDPITASRKRLKKICPSITNYDNYDKIINLEQDAPVVLHIAKFLGSDLSHMRLTRDVLHGDEQADDFVAFSRVFSGKVSKGDVLYICKYNDNKLKSGTVNCVNELDEDDESMHIKVSINKVMILMGSELIEVDKAYPGNIVALSLSTNQTNLNTNTQDHVKDVMAWLLSLTDPHRRNLYTLEGGYNRNKISRTKTLCSVDRHLTLSSDPQFPPFSPPTHELNNSIIRVSIEPQNVKDMDQMLTGLALLYTADPAVEIDILKTGEYILACCGEIHLERCISDLTNLYAKIPINVSKLRVSIREGIVDLKNNISLHLLSKKVNFPPWKSVSSDDPLKSHNEESQKNSLQEDEEGYKSEDKSHIQVIPELWITQDSINHGLVYFKISEEFVLFLTARQMNNSVLQYLDENSKDLKGLIYSGEVPHRFEGCTLNDSLNLVQTEIYKLMNTNAKPGKSGVKMSKDKSAEGGTALGDLWGISLNKGTRCLLFYRNNGQYFANKSQNLLTKMQWTFIDSYNRSSIFSLQNSKLISNIISGFELASQSGPLTEEPLRGVVFVIEGIYLNKDDQLIGSPSSSSISYNQLKMQRNKDSREDNLNSLNTDMNKDFGNILNKYTSSYKDEGSKHKDGENKDKDDISMNKSDELNEVGSSGASPETSIRFSDSCTITSKRSQTLTSWRIMTNMRHLCRKAYMQRGRTRIYEVILRLDLQCEQNVLGKIYNVLQKRRTQILSENVKEGTTTFVIEATMPASESFGLAQDLRSKASGGVIFHLQFSHWEMLPDDPFPETTMTDSELEDDGFNITLLLQSNIPRKIINHLRKIKGLATEEKVVVAPEKQRTLSTKK
- a CDS encoding N-terminal domain of CBF1 interacting co-repressor CIR family protein, with translation MWMGKIGNKSAAFIRHKHFHPGTYQNMEKVWLAEEKQKAEERRQKEMKEKREEELKTLEIKRQIREQEELKRMEMILEEKRNKYKVDRNFVSENQSGLILTGPATSSTSPTPKSTNKEEKKLVIRSQYNEDVLKNGHTTVFGSYYDRDKKSWGYKCCKLTEKEAKCPEAKPKYKRKNPDSETADRNSNKQAKKSANQGSGLTDSLKLLKQMDALE
- the PDCD2 gene encoding C-terminal putative domain protein encodes the protein MDGVDEEVVELFATLSKAEPWRLQRQYFPSKFGGLPAWLDPVHLPKESELKCEKCQSIMTFFLQIYAPDDLCEENDSFHRTVYLFVCQPCGNQWKAFRSQLARKNDFYDFHPSEDNIMFPDSEMGKRCCLACGLPSDNPSKEPIHLNNSKIQLVDTQDVRELHERCKIAVKHQTLCCTFDEWILNICEGEIPLSDNYLSHEKELYNRYLKEKKLNGEMMDESEEQAFESIQEENMYNDESFLKFSKKTTPNEVLYYSREGEPLWISDKTPRPVIIKSNHSSEGSIDGMPNNQTPIESDLNVVNLCENCGSDRSFEFQVLPQLLHYIKSDRVDFGSLSVYTCSKSCKIGNKYQREVVILERDYSLVPKPQNVK
- a CDS encoding Tp12, producing the protein MDYSLLLFLCSVLFGIFNTATPALCSIPLSFSPDSLEDDSPLNDNFSFRTEDLKDSHTSKKSSEITEPDSSGDPELTPGTLNSRSESPELTASVETVVLDESPDDDFISEKDYSDALDSEDDQTDSLSKDAVDDDEGQHGRLFEKLSTEYSDDFKKSTEEGIDMDSEKTYTVRSVLPVDSLLVLTTPSGCSLLDFTGEDDGFQVVEFNFKTSELEECSKLTEDIIREMNEQLARDLVAHRTTQATPQTKMVEISVRDPMRNRQLNIKETQAVFTASDRLNSENSPDPSSPRFGDESDITEEDRREALLLLSRTLDFDYYPTDSDSVYVMSFSLNDRDTLDSNREQLLNQFYQLFNTPVDQSVNEEESSARTENKESTSTEDKMNFESIFKNLSSYSEEKLEKLLDEMKAFLETDEGKKAVEKFQNEMASKLKEVEKLYKEESELGKKILGDLSKHGVENVQCSKLTTEDCANYSKCQVLSVEGKDVCFVSPKTIYWLMQTKCGLQSKAALLSIARDLSNIGIISNKHVNNLEQSFDLNKICNAITHSYLSKLSPGLMNPNSRSANSNN